In the genome of Thalassospira sp. ER-Se-21-Dark, one region contains:
- a CDS encoding DUF2160 domain-containing protein — MAWMAWTPITAAFFGCIFLMLIGMGIWQAVSPTVPRRGFLPLTTTRGDRLFISLLGAAYIHLGWLAFTDAALWIGSIIALVWLVIVMRWG, encoded by the coding sequence ATGGCATGGATGGCCTGGACCCCGATTACCGCCGCGTTCTTTGGCTGCATCTTCTTGATGCTGATCGGGATGGGAATTTGGCAGGCGGTTTCACCGACCGTTCCGCGGCGTGGCTTTTTGCCACTGACCACCACACGCGGTGATCGCCTGTTTATCAGCTTGCTTGGAGCCGCCTATATCCATCTTGGCTGGCTGGCATTTACCGATGCCGCCCTTTGGATCGGTTCCATCATCGCACTTGTCTGGCTCGTCATTGTGATGCGCTGGGGTTAA
- a CDS encoding ABC transporter substrate-binding protein, with the protein MSNKEDDQGENDMIVKAKGAKSVVKGSAVAVALGLAVLANPAMADQYTDAAKKWIDSEFQPSSISKDAQMAELEWFIKAAEPFRGMDINVVSETITTHEYESKVLAKAFSEITGINLTHDLIGEGDVIEKLQTQMQSNRNIYDAFINDSDLIGTHARYDAVVPLTDWMAGEGADVTSPTLDLDDFIGLSFTTGPDGKLYQLPDQQFANLYWFRYDWFQREDLQKQFKDKYGYDLGVPVNWSAYQDIAEFFTNDVGEIDGQKVYGHMDYGKKDPSLGWRFTDAWLSMAGAGDKGIPNGLPVDEWGIRVEGCSPAGSSVTRGGAANGPAAVYALTKYIDWLKAYAPPEAAGMTFGEAGPVPAQGQIAQQIFWYTAFTADMAKKGTPVVNEDGTPKWRMAPSPHGPYWEEGMKLGYQDVGSWTLMKSTPLERRKAAWLYAQFTTSKTVSLKKTLTGLTPIRQSDLDTQEMTDIAPNWGGLVEFYRSPARVQWSPTGTNVPDYPKLAQLWWQNVAEAVTGERTPQEAMDNLATSMDRVLQRLERAGIGGECAPKLNEERDAQYWFDQPGAPKPPLANEKPQGETVKYDDLIAEWRAAQ; encoded by the coding sequence ATGAGCAATAAGGAAGACGACCAGGGAGAAAACGACATGATCGTTAAAGCCAAAGGTGCCAAAAGCGTTGTTAAAGGCAGCGCCGTTGCAGTCGCCCTTGGTCTTGCTGTGCTGGCGAACCCGGCCATGGCAGATCAATATACCGACGCGGCGAAAAAATGGATCGACAGCGAGTTCCAGCCGTCGAGCATCAGCAAAGACGCCCAGATGGCCGAACTGGAATGGTTCATCAAAGCAGCTGAACCGTTCCGCGGCATGGACATCAACGTGGTGTCTGAAACCATCACCACGCACGAATATGAGTCCAAGGTTCTGGCAAAGGCCTTCTCGGAAATCACCGGGATCAACCTGACCCATGACCTGATCGGCGAAGGCGATGTCATCGAAAAACTGCAGACCCAGATGCAGTCAAACCGCAACATCTATGACGCCTTCATCAATGACTCCGACCTCATCGGCACCCACGCGCGTTATGACGCCGTTGTGCCGCTGACCGACTGGATGGCGGGCGAAGGTGCGGACGTTACCTCTCCGACCCTGGATCTGGACGACTTCATCGGTCTGTCCTTCACCACCGGTCCCGATGGCAAGCTTTATCAGCTTCCTGACCAGCAGTTCGCGAACCTTTACTGGTTCCGTTATGACTGGTTCCAGCGTGAAGATCTGCAAAAGCAGTTCAAGGACAAGTACGGCTATGACCTGGGCGTTCCGGTCAACTGGTCGGCTTATCAGGACATCGCCGAATTCTTCACCAACGACGTTGGTGAAATCGATGGCCAGAAAGTCTATGGCCACATGGATTACGGCAAAAAAGACCCGTCACTGGGTTGGCGCTTCACCGATGCGTGGCTTTCCATGGCTGGCGCTGGCGACAAGGGCATCCCGAACGGCCTTCCGGTCGACGAATGGGGTATCCGTGTTGAAGGTTGCTCGCCTGCTGGTTCAAGTGTGACCCGTGGTGGTGCCGCAAACGGCCCGGCAGCGGTTTATGCCCTGACCAAATACATCGACTGGCTCAAGGCTTATGCCCCGCCAGAAGCAGCCGGCATGACCTTTGGTGAAGCTGGTCCGGTTCCGGCACAGGGCCAGATCGCACAGCAGATCTTCTGGTACACTGCCTTCACCGCCGACATGGCGAAAAAAGGTACCCCGGTTGTGAACGAAGACGGCACGCCGAAATGGCGTATGGCCCCGTCGCCGCATGGCCCGTACTGGGAAGAAGGCATGAAGCTTGGTTATCAGGACGTGGGTTCCTGGACTCTGATGAAGTCCACCCCGCTTGAGCGCCGCAAAGCTGCATGGCTTTATGCACAGTTCACCACGTCCAAAACCGTATCGCTGAAAAAGACCCTCACCGGCCTGACACCGATCCGTCAGTCTGACCTGGATACCCAGGAAATGACCGATATCGCGCCGAACTGGGGTGGTCTGGTCGAGTTCTATCGCTCGCCGGCCCGTGTTCAGTGGTCACCGACCGGTACCAACGTTCCGGATTATCCGAAACTGGCGCAGCTCTGGTGGCAGAACGTTGCCGAAGCTGTGACCGGCGAACGGACCCCGCAGGAAGCCATGGACAACCTTGCGACATCCATGGACCGTGTTCTGCAGCGTCTGGAGCGTGCTGGCATCGGTGGCGAATGTGCACCGAAGCTGAACGAAGAGCGTGATGCCCAGTACTGGTTCGACCAGCCGGGCGCACCGAAACCGCCGCTTGCCAACGAAAAACCGCAGGGTGAGACCGTCAAATATGACGATCTGATCGCGGAATGGCGTGCAGCCCAGTAA
- a CDS encoding methyl-accepting chemotaxis protein: MASFALILVLAGISSAVSWVSFGSNRDLVADITTNSLPSIIRQMELATNGVGLAAQAPVLAASRDAEELAATEARLDQLVANARARLQEITEANPDSIIIDLAARNAGEGEGSNAPAVADGTENTGGSEANAQTTAPERELVDAISILREHLDNIVTGREHLHELTTRRLEIEKQRGDLTLDMVFAYSDLSEFLSPLVEVVDIDVDRGISRVANGNTDAAEKLGETIGFSQLIAEIRANVNLAFGMLTAAIAVPEGEAMDEVRSQWSWAELRITDALEELPDNDDGERIRELANALLAFGKGSNSVFDLREAEWDNQYETEQTLDATLATAEALSHAIALMVDTKRTEVDANASEALSKVEWDQQVIAIIGISVLLISLLIMLFYVRGNLIKRLLRVIDGMRKVANGDLSTEVKDTGRDEIGRMAEILGQFRETSLAAQQAEEKVAREREQAEHERRRAMLDLADAFETSILQVAQDVAHEAENIQTTSDKVRDRAQVASTNATGVAGASEEISINMASVSDATQSLSDRVRDTGHRAQKSVGAATSAVEAAQRTNATMHELETGAQEIGEILNLIQDIAAQTNLLALNATIEAARAGEAGKGFAVVAQEVKNLANQTGTATDRIAQRINEIQSTTGVAVKAIAEIRDSITGIHETVGEMSDAVSEQQEFVAEIASNVEQSATAASEMNGTIAQVSAAADDNLAAVDGLLDATGRLRNQSDDLGNRVRDFLRTIRSEQPQTTSRNQPEEVASLR, from the coding sequence ATGGCTTCTTTTGCCTTGATTCTGGTTCTGGCCGGGATTTCATCGGCCGTGTCGTGGGTATCTTTTGGCAGCAATCGCGATCTTGTCGCTGATATCACGACCAACAGCCTGCCCTCGATCATCCGTCAGATGGAACTGGCGACGAACGGTGTTGGCCTCGCCGCACAAGCCCCCGTGCTTGCAGCGTCACGGGATGCCGAAGAACTGGCAGCAACCGAGGCCCGTCTTGATCAACTTGTTGCCAATGCACGCGCCAGACTTCAGGAAATCACCGAAGCCAATCCGGATTCCATCATTATTGACCTTGCCGCCCGGAACGCCGGCGAAGGTGAAGGGTCAAACGCACCCGCGGTTGCCGATGGCACGGAGAACACTGGTGGCTCAGAAGCAAATGCGCAAACCACTGCGCCAGAGCGGGAACTTGTCGATGCCATTTCCATTCTAAGAGAGCATCTTGATAACATCGTCACCGGGCGTGAACACCTTCATGAACTGACCACCCGACGCCTTGAGATTGAAAAGCAGCGCGGTGATCTGACCCTTGATATGGTCTTTGCCTATAGCGACCTGTCAGAGTTCCTGAGCCCGTTGGTCGAGGTCGTTGATATTGACGTGGATCGCGGTATATCGCGCGTCGCCAATGGCAACACCGACGCAGCAGAAAAGCTTGGAGAAACAATTGGCTTTTCACAGCTGATCGCCGAAATCCGTGCCAATGTGAACCTTGCCTTTGGCATGCTGACCGCCGCCATCGCCGTGCCAGAGGGCGAGGCCATGGATGAAGTTCGTAGTCAATGGAGCTGGGCGGAGCTGCGCATTACCGATGCGCTTGAAGAACTGCCAGACAATGATGACGGAGAGCGTATCCGTGAACTAGCCAATGCCCTTCTCGCCTTTGGCAAAGGCAGCAACAGCGTCTTTGATCTGCGCGAGGCAGAATGGGACAACCAGTATGAAACTGAACAGACCCTTGATGCCACACTGGCAACTGCCGAGGCACTGTCACACGCCATCGCGTTGATGGTCGACACCAAGCGCACCGAGGTTGACGCCAACGCCAGCGAAGCCCTTTCAAAGGTCGAATGGGATCAACAGGTCATTGCGATCATCGGGATTTCTGTTCTGCTGATATCGCTTCTGATCATGCTGTTTTATGTGCGCGGCAACCTGATCAAGCGTCTTCTGCGCGTGATTGACGGGATGCGCAAGGTTGCCAACGGCGATCTTTCGACCGAAGTCAAGGATACCGGCCGGGATGAAATTGGCCGAATGGCCGAAATCCTCGGACAGTTCCGTGAAACCAGCCTTGCCGCACAACAGGCCGAAGAAAAAGTTGCCCGCGAACGCGAACAGGCTGAACACGAACGGCGGCGCGCAATGCTTGATCTGGCTGATGCGTTTGAAACGTCAATCCTGCAAGTCGCCCAGGACGTCGCGCACGAGGCAGAAAACATCCAGACCACATCAGATAAGGTCCGTGATCGGGCACAGGTGGCCTCGACCAATGCCACCGGTGTTGCTGGCGCGTCCGAGGAAATATCGATCAATATGGCATCGGTATCGGATGCCACACAGTCGCTTTCGGATCGGGTGCGCGATACCGGGCATCGGGCGCAAAAGTCGGTTGGTGCCGCCACCAGTGCGGTTGAAGCTGCCCAACGGACAAATGCCACCATGCATGAACTTGAAACCGGTGCGCAGGAAATCGGCGAGATCCTGAACCTTATTCAGGACATTGCAGCCCAGACCAATCTGTTGGCACTGAATGCAACGATTGAGGCCGCCCGCGCAGGTGAAGCAGGCAAAGGGTTTGCGGTTGTCGCACAGGAAGTCAAAAACCTTGCCAACCAGACCGGAACGGCCACCGACCGCATTGCCCAGCGCATCAACGAAATCCAGTCGACCACCGGGGTTGCCGTCAAGGCCATCGCCGAAATTCGAGACAGCATCACCGGCATCCATGAAACCGTGGGTGAAATGTCGGACGCTGTATCCGAGCAGCAGGAATTCGTTGCTGAAATCGCCAGCAACGTCGAACAATCCGCGACAGCTGCCAGCGAGATGAATGGCACGATTGCGCAGGTCAGCGCCGCAGCAGATGACAACCTTGCTGCGGTTGACGGCCTGCTTGATGCGACAGGTCGCCTTCGCAACCAGTCCGATGATCTGGGCAATCGGGTTCGTGACTTCCTGCGCACCATCCGTTCGGAACAGCCCCAAACGACATCCCGCAATCAACCAGAAGAAGTTGCCTCCCTGCGATGA